A single Carassius carassius chromosome 3, fCarCar2.1, whole genome shotgun sequence DNA region contains:
- the LOC132126046 gene encoding cadherin-related family member 5-like — protein sequence MDMIFKRKSITTIFGCLFALFFHKICFAGKICTAPSEPVTIKENNTADTVIVYINTTTKDVTLNLTENPGNAFSLKGSELIAKKGLDFETLSGPEELTVQIRCNKTGYRSITLIVIVRVVNINDNPPSFDKSEYTLDINELTPVNSSIGLIEAIDDDSEVLYYSMEPTVNRYFRLETMYTPSILVNRIIDYDVIQQVKLILYVQDTLPPSQPGELSFTASATIIVNIIDIDNRPPWFQPCTRVSIGNAKLCLSLGYRGRVNLTEKQDGALQLQPGPVYARDGDKSRNEEISYKIVRGNDDNIFQIDEKSGNISMLKPADIAGPISLLVLASQVLNRDQFATTSVTIDVMKKSRNAPRFEKDRYEGYVYSTSGPENMVLRDRISNRPIRVRARDEDFASGINPDIKYEVQYSSYVNITSDGFILLKKSVRTDSFAVQLRAVDVSTGEAGTTTLSVIVVPSMGDQSPDEGYRAGDMALLGFVMAALLVLCLIVIGYLISRVKKGNPDAFKSECLGPCLKFTQPPNRPSPRDSMQFTNDGFLNEGDTGRTRSRRAELRERRLDPLQAARVRVIPRERQGHCSSCGLQTHTNHSHHSPAIQTRGKVNKHKVKSILAKERRKDDTQKTVWFKESEDSSDIELEIIPDTIGLKPEEDMEKVEGDFASSQPEDSEMELGELTMLNLQDLSNRETAISDSREGLNTERRDQ from the exons ATGGACATGATATTTAAGCGTAAATCCATAACTACCATCTTTGGCTGTTTATTTGCATTATTCTTTCACAAAATCTGCTTTGCTGGGAAAA TTTGTACCGCCCCCTCAGAGCCTGTAACAATTAAAGAGAATAACACCGCTGACACAGTCATTGTCTATATTAACACAACAACAAAGGATGTAACGCTGAATCTCACAGAGAATCCTGGGAATGCCTTCAGTCTGAAAGGTTCAGAACTGATAGCAAAGAAAGGCCTGGACTTTGAA ACACTTTCAGGTCCTGAAGAACTAACTGTCCAGATCCGATGTAATAAAACTGGCTACAGAAGT atcactCTGATTGTAATTGTTCGTGTTGTGAATATCAATGACAACCCTCCATCATTTGACAAGAGCGAGTATACACTTGACATAAATGAG CTTACTCCAGTTAATAGCAGCATTGGCCTGATTGAAGCAATAGATGATGATTCTGAGGTTCTGTATTATTCTATGGAACCAACTGTG AACAGATACTTCAGACTTGAGACCATGTACACACCAAGCATCCTTGTGAACAGGATTATAGATTACGATGTCATCCAACAGGTGAAACTGATCTTGTATGTGCAG GATACTCTACCTCCATCACAACCGGGTGAACTCTCTTTCACAGCTTCAGCAACCATCATCGTCAATATTATAGACATTGATAACCGTCCTCCCTGGTTTCAACCATGTACAAGAGTAAGCATTGGTAATGCCAAACTCTGCCTGAGCCTGGGCTACAGGGGCAGGGTGAACCTAACAGAGAAACAG GATGGAGCCTTGCAATTGCAGCCAGGTCCAGTTTATGCCAGAGATGGAGATAAAAGCAGAAATGAAGAGATAAGCTATAAAATTGTTCGAG GAAATGATGACAACATATTTCAGATTGATGAGAAATCTGGAAACATATCAATGCTCAAACCAGCAGATATAGCTGGCCCAATATCACTCTTAGTTTTG GCTTCCCAGGTATTAAATAGAGATCAGTTTGCCACCACTTCAGTGACTATTGATGTAATGAAAAAGAGCAGAAATGCACCAAGGTTTGAGAAGGATCGATATGAAGGGTATGTTTACAGTACTTCAGGGCCTGAAAACATGGTGCTTAGGGACAGGATATCCAACAGACCCATCAGAGTCAGAGCAAGGGATGAAGATTTTGCGagt GGAATCAATCCTGACATAAAATATGAAGTGCAATATAGCAGCTATGTTAATATCACATCAGATGGGTTTATACTTTTGAAGAAATCTGTTCGGACTGATTCATTTGCTGTGCAG CTTCGGGCAGTGGATGTGTCTACTGGTGAAGCAGGAACAACTACTCTCTCTGTGATTGTAGTACCAT CAATGGGGGACCAGTCGCCCGATGAGGGGTACCGTGCAGGAGACATGGCTTTGCTGGGCTTTGTAATGGCTGCGTTACTGGTGCTCTGCCTCATTGTGATTGGCTATCTGATATCCCGTGTCAAGAAGGGGAATCCTGATGCATTCAAGTCTGAG TGTTTAGGGCCATGCTTGAAGTTTACTCAGCCCCCTAACAGGCCAAGTCCAAGAGATAGCATGCAGTTCACCAATGATGGTTTCTTGAATGAAGGGGACACAGGGAGAACCAGATCCAGGCGAGCTGAACTGAGAGAAAGGAGACTGGATCCACTTCAAGCAGCGAGGGTTCGAGTGATACCTCGCGAGAGACAGGGACACTGTAGCTCCTGTGGACTCCAGACGCATACAAACCATTCTCACCATAGTCCTGCCATCCAAACCAGAGGAAAGGTGAATAAGCATAAAGTAAAATCCATTCTGGCTAAAGAGAGGAGGAAGGATGACACACAAAAGACCGTTTGGTTTAAGGAGAGTGAGGATTCTTCAGATATCGAGCTGGAGATCATCCCTGACACTATAGGGCTTAAACCAGAAGAGGACATGGAGAAAGTCGAAGGGGATTTTGCTTCCTCTCAACCGGAAGACAGTGAGATGGAACTGGGGGAGTTGACGATGCTCAATTTACAGGACTTGAGTAACAGGGAAACAGCAATTTCTGATAGTAGAGAAGGACTGAACACAGAAAGAAGAGATCAGTGA